One stretch of Nicotiana tabacum cultivar K326 chromosome 18, ASM71507v2, whole genome shotgun sequence DNA includes these proteins:
- the LOC142172403 gene encoding secreted RxLR effector protein 161-like: MISQQKYIKELLKRFEMESSKVIDTLIATATRLDMDEPGSRVNETMYRGSIGSLLYLTAIRPDIVFSVGLCARFQSNSKESHLKAAKRILRYLKGTQDLVLYYHLGDNFNLIGYADADYSGYLVDMKRTSGVAYFLGSFLISWGTRKQNSVALSTAEAEYVAAASYCAQLLWIKQQLEDFGVFSDCVPLLCDNTSALNMAKNPVQHKRTKHIDVDTHDNYKAKQGANVLHLRKRMRITFTISVREPGL; the protein is encoded by the exons ATGATAAGTCAACAGAAGTACATCAAAGAGCTTTTGAAGAGATTTGAAATGGAAAGCTCAAAGGTCATTGACACTCTTATTGCTACtgccactcgactggacatggatgaacctggttcccgTGTGAATGAAACTATGTACAGAGGTAGCATTGGGTCACTCTTGTATCTCACAGCAATAAGACCAGATATTGTTTTTAGTGTGGGGCTATGTGCCAGGTTTCAATCAAAttcaaaggaatctcatctgaaggctgccaaGAGAATCCTGAGATATCTAAAGGGAACACAAGACCTGGTTCTATACTACCACTTAGGAGATAACTTCAACTTAATcgggtatgctgatgctgattattcTGGTTATCTAGTGGACATGAAAAGAACTTCTGGCGTGGCATACTTTCTGGGTTCGTTTCTAATTTCATGgggtacaagaaaacaaaattcagtggctctttcaactgCAGAAGCTGAATATGTGGCGGCTGCCTCTTATTGTGCTCAACTATTGTGGATCAAGCAGCAACTAGAAGATTTTGGTGTATTTTCTGATTGTGTGCCATTACtatgtgacaacaccagtgcTCTAAACATGGCAAAGAATCCAGTTCAGCATAAgagaacaaagcacattgat GTAGACACGCATGACAATTACAAAGCAAAACAAGGAGCTAATGTATTGCATCTTCGCAAAAGGATGAGGATCACATTTACAATATCTGTCAGGGAACCTGGTTTGTGA